A segment of the Brevibacterium zhoupengii genome:
GTCGGATCGCCCGAGGTCCAAATCGCAGCTGTGTCGCCGTCATATTCGTCAACGATCTCTGTTGCGAGCTTCTGCACTCGTGTGGCCATCGACTTCGGGAATCGGTGGACTGCTGGTTTGATCGAGAACTTTTCCAGGAACTCGTCGGGATCCATCTCAGCAACGTCCACGACATCCAGCCTGCCCAGACGCTCAGCGAGCTTCGCCGGACCAGCGAAAGCTACTTCCATCGGCACCTGCTGGTCAAGCAGCATGCCCATCAACAGTGCAAACGGGTCATCAGCGAGAAGGGCGTCGGCATCGGCATTGCCGGAAAGGAATACTGAACTCATGCGTCCATAGTGGCACGTAACCCGTCAGCAAGCACCTCAGAGATACCATCGAAATATGATCTGTCCCTGCTCCGGAATGCCGCCCGGCACCGATTACGACAACTGCTGCCGCCCCGCCCTGGACGGACAGACATGGCCGACAACCGCCGAGGCGCTCATGCGCTCTCGTTACACCGCATTCGCCCGCGGACATGAAGACCACCTCTTTCGCACCTGGCACGCCAGGACGCGGCCCAACGACATCGGCGTGGATGCTGACACCGTGTGGCTGGGCCTGGAGATCGTGGACACAACAGGCGGATCGGAAACTGATGAAACAGGAACGGTGCATTTTCGGGCAACCTACCGGGACCGCCTCGGCGAGCACACACTGGAAGAGAACTCATCATTCGTCCGCAGGACGGGTAGGTGGGTATATCTAGACGCCCTCGACTGAGCGGGCTTCGCACGCACTGAACTGTGTCTATACTGTTGGCAGCGGCGCATCCAACGCCCAGCCACGGTCGTGATCCCAGCTCACCGATCAATTGGCGAAGGGGAGAGAATCCTCGGACCAACCTGTCACGGTGATCTCCTGACCAGGTTTCGTGCTGGGGGAGACTTGGTCGTTGAGGAACGAACGCCATGACCAAGCACAACGACTTCAAACTGCTCGTCCGCCACCGTATGGCCGTGACCGGGGAGAACTTCACCTCCGCCCGTGCAGCGCTGTTGGAAGCCCAGAGCCCCAACAGTGCAGTAGCGACCGAAAATGAAGCAGAGGCGTTCAGGGCTAAAACGCTGAGAACATTCATGCGTGAGGGCCGACTGAACTCGATTCCCACGAAGCGCAAGGCGCTCGTCGTGATCCTCATCCAGCTCCTGGCAGCCTTCGAGGTCGGCAGAATTTACAGCGAGAAGGACGTCAACTCGATCCTCAGGACCTTCCACCCGGACTTTGCACGCCTGCGGCGAGAACTCATCGACTACCGGTACTTGGAGCGCAATGCTCACACCGGCCAGTACTGGGTGAACTCAGTACTGCCCGAGCACCGCGGCAACCAACTCCAGGAGACAGCCGTCTCCGAGACGTTTCTGCGCTGAATCGGCAACCGAGTATCCTTGAAGTTCGGGTCAACACCGGGCAAACACAAGGAGCATCCATGGGCCAGGCATACCACGCCGATTCGACCGATCTCAACGACAAAGAGATCCTCACGTGGGACACATTCGGCACGTCGGCCAGGGAGATGGCACAGACCATCGCCGACTCCGACTACGACCCCGAGGTCGTCATCGCGATCGCCCGTGGCGGCCTGCTGCCAGCCGGGGCACTGGCCTACGCGCTCGGCCTCAAACTCTCCGATGCCATCAACGTCGAGTTCTACACCGATGTTCATGAGACGTTGCCCGACCCGATTCTCTTGGCCCCGATGCTCGACATCGATGCCATCAAGGGCAAGAAGCTGCTCGTCGTCGACGACGTCGCCGATTCAGGCCGCACGCTCGCTCTCGTCCTCGAACTGCTCAAAAAGCATGGCGCCGAAGCTCAGTCCGCAGTCATCTATGCGAAGTCGGCATCCATCATCGACCCGGACTTCGTGTGGAAGCGCACCGATCAGTGGATCGTCTTCCCATGGTCGGCCGAGCCACCGGTCGTCGCTTCCAAATAGGAAGCAGACGGTGTTGCATGCGTGGCGAGATATCGACGCCCCGTGCGGACGGGTCAGGGCCAACGTCGACGGCGATGTGATCCGCGCTCGGGGCATTCGCTATGCCCGCGCGCAACGGTTCGCCCATCCCGTCGATGAGCCGCCCGTCGACGCTATCGACGGCAGAGATCCCGGCCCCGGAAGTCCGCAGTACCGACGTGATCCGAATGCGGGAATGACCTTCGATCAACTCGGCGGGCTTCCCACCAGCGAAGACTGCCTGCGAGTGAGTGTGACCATGCCCGCAGACACGGATGGAACTGACTCCGGGTTGCCCGTGCTCGTGTGGATCCACGGCGGTGCCTATGTCGCCGGCGCCGGAGATGCGAAGATCTACGATCCGCACACCCTCGTCGAAGAACAGAACATCATCGTCGTCTCAGTCACCTACCGCCTCGGCGTCCTGGGGTTCTTGGGCACGGGCAAGCCCGAACATTCCAATCTCGGTCTGCTCGACCAGATCTCGGCCCTGCGCTGGGTCCAGCGCAACGTTTCCGCCTTCGGGGGAGACCCCAGCAATGTCACGATCGCCGGACAGAGCGCCGGTGCCGACTCCTGCGCACACCTCATGATCGCCGAGGCGACCGAGGGTCTCTTCCACCGTGTGATCTTGGCATCAGCACCACTGGGGCTCGCCGGTGGTACCGAACCGATGAACTGGGCCATGGCGAAGGTCGCCGAGAAGATCGACCCCGACGCCAGCGTCGACGACATCTTGGCGGCGCAGGACGAAGTGCATAGGGCTGCCATGGTCGGCGGGCTGCACGCCGGCATGTGCTTCGGCGTCCACTACGGCGACTACCCGCTGCCAGCGAAGTCCGAGACAGGAGCAGCATGGTCAGAGGCTGCACGCAAGTACGACGTGCTCATGACTCGCACGGAACGCGAGATCGCCTTCTTCGCCGGTTTCGTCCCCGCCTTCCGACGCCTCCACAACCGGCATCTGACCTCTCCGATGCTCGAATCGCTGATCTCGGGCATCACCTCGGCGGTGTACACGCGTGCGGCCAAGGAATTCTACGACCGCCACCGCATGTCGGGAGGCCAAGGCACGCGCCTCCTCATCGTCTCCCGCGGAGACGGCAGCTT
Coding sequences within it:
- a CDS encoding HhH-GPD-type base excision DNA repair protein gives rise to the protein MSSVFLSGNADADALLADDPFALLMGMLLDQQVPMEVAFAGPAKLAERLGRLDVVDVAEMDPDEFLEKFSIKPAVHRFPKSMATRVQKLATEIVDEYDGDTAAIWTSGDPTGPEVLKRLKKLPGFGEQKAKIFLALLGKQFDFNADGWREAAGDYGTEDSRRSIADVVDEDTLLEVRAFKKQQKAAAKAAKK
- a CDS encoding YchJ family protein, yielding MICPCSGMPPGTDYDNCCRPALDGQTWPTTAEALMRSRYTAFARGHEDHLFRTWHARTRPNDIGVDADTVWLGLEIVDTTGGSETDETGTVHFRATYRDRLGEHTLEENSSFVRRTGRWVYLDALD
- a CDS encoding DUF2087 domain-containing protein, which produces MTKHNDFKLLVRHRMAVTGENFTSARAALLEAQSPNSAVATENEAEAFRAKTLRTFMREGRLNSIPTKRKALVVILIQLLAAFEVGRIYSEKDVNSILRTFHPDFARLRRELIDYRYLERNAHTGQYWVNSVLPEHRGNQLQETAVSETFLR
- a CDS encoding phosphoribosyltransferase, whose translation is MGQAYHADSTDLNDKEILTWDTFGTSAREMAQTIADSDYDPEVVIAIARGGLLPAGALAYALGLKLSDAINVEFYTDVHETLPDPILLAPMLDIDAIKGKKLLVVDDVADSGRTLALVLELLKKHGAEAQSAVIYAKSASIIDPDFVWKRTDQWIVFPWSAEPPVVASK
- a CDS encoding carboxylesterase family protein; translated protein: MLHAWRDIDAPCGRVRANVDGDVIRARGIRYARAQRFAHPVDEPPVDAIDGRDPGPGSPQYRRDPNAGMTFDQLGGLPTSEDCLRVSVTMPADTDGTDSGLPVLVWIHGGAYVAGAGDAKIYDPHTLVEEQNIIVVSVTYRLGVLGFLGTGKPEHSNLGLLDQISALRWVQRNVSAFGGDPSNVTIAGQSAGADSCAHLMIAEATEGLFHRVILASAPLGLAGGTEPMNWAMAKVAEKIDPDASVDDILAAQDEVHRAAMVGGLHAGMCFGVHYGDYPLPAKSETGAAWSEAARKYDVLMTRTEREIAFFAGFVPAFRRLHNRHLTSPMLESLISGITSAVYTRAAKEFYDRHRMSGGQGTRLLIVSRGDGSFFDAAHSGDLPLLFPGEVWHDSFLDYGESAQIAGPELRSIWGRFATSGALPRVPVPGLIDILG